The following are from one region of the Paenibacillus bovis genome:
- a CDS encoding gallidermin/nisin family lantibiotic — MAEKKGMFDLDVQVLKSSEVTPQIKSKSLCTPGCNPTATLCTSCIFACA; from the coding sequence ATGGCAGAAAAAAAAGGCATGTTCGATTTGGATGTACAAGTACTTAAGAGTTCCGAGGTTACTCCTCAAATCAAAAGTAAGTCCCTTTGCACACCGGGCTGTAATCCTACAGCTACCCTGTGTACAAGCTGCATCTTCGCCTGTGCTTAA